The window TCACCAGACTATAGGGAGATGGTCAGTCGTTGCGATCTAAGAacaggtagtctaccaatctcccttATAAATACCCGAGAAATAAATGAAtacgaactaccagtatcaattagcatatcagtAGAAAATGCATATAGTAAAATCGTACTACGGAAAATGGATCCGTTAGCTCGCTGTGCATCCTCTTTGGTAACTGCGTGAATTCATCCAATCTTTGGCGAGGGTGGAGGTGGTAGCACTGCCAGAGGTTGCTGTGCCTGAGTCGGAGTTTGAgtctgccactgaggcggtgctggatattGAGCCAGAGATGGATATGAGGCCTACGGCTGATATTTGACCAGTGGTTGGGGCTGCGTCTGGTACTGAGCTTGTGACTGTGGCTATAGCTGATACGGGACTAGTGGCTGAGGCTACGACTGGTACTGGACCAGTGATTGGGGCTGCAACTAATACTGCACTAGTGGCTGAGGCTGCGACTGATACTGAGGTCCCGAAACAGAACCCTGCGATACCGTGTGAGAACTGGAGTGCTCTTGCCTGTGCATGCCATATGTAGTTACTACCGGAGAGGCTGTCCTCTAcggacgatgcga is drawn from Zingiber officinale cultivar Zhangliang chromosome 1B, Zo_v1.1, whole genome shotgun sequence and contains these coding sequences:
- the LOC122040657 gene encoding uncharacterized protein LOC122040657; this translates as MESPEGSAGIEPISQGQTAHGTAGASGSQTPMVSEVPTSTIPVVPTLTVFTVPPAVPPAVYPTPPPAVPTAAYPIPPPVAPTAYRAPLPPVSCYYIPGTRTSRSACGFQSFHLGRTVQSNRDSARGAESPIFASSVEDSLSGSNYIWHAQARALQFSHGIAGFCFGTSVSVAASATSAVLVAAPITGPVPVVASATSPVSAIATVTSSVPDAAPTTGQISAVGLISISGSISSTASVADSNSDSGTATSGSATTSTLAKDWMNSRSYQRGCTAS